Part of the Panicum virgatum strain AP13 chromosome 4N, P.virgatum_v5, whole genome shotgun sequence genome is shown below.
CGTGGCTAGTGGAATTACTGCTCCTAAATATCGTGTTTGCTTAGGAATTGCTTTTATTGGAAACGATTCAGTACATGACAAATAGACTTCAATGAGCCTATAGTTTGAGCTCCTCAATGTTAAATCATTTCAAGGTAAGCTTCTATAGGACCAAAGCTTACTTTTCACTatatttttccagatttttaaATTTGTTGCTGTGaggtcttcttttttttcccctgaAGTATTGAATTGTATTTTAGTTTCTGGATTATTTTTTTATCAATCAACTAATATCGAAAGGCCACCTTTCTTCTTCGTTGTAGCTGCTCCGAGGCCTGAAATACCTTCATTCAGCTGGGATACTCCACAGAGACCTGAAGCCAGGGAACCTCCTAGTTAATGCAAACTGTGATCTGAAGATATGTGATTTTGGACTTGCCCGCACCAACAACACTAAGGGTCAATTTATGACAGAATATGTCGTCACCCGTTGGTACAGAGCACCTGAGCTGCTGCTCTGCTGTGACAACTATGGAACATCAATAGATGTCTGGTCTGTTGGATGCATATTTGCAGAGCTACTTGGTCGCAAGCCAATTTTTCCAGGAACTGAGTGCCTCAATCAGCTTAAGCTCATAGTCAATGTTCTTGGCACCATGAGTGAGGCTGACCTTGAGTTCATTGACAACCCAAAAGCTCGCAAGTACATCAAGTCCCTTCCATACACCCCAGGCATTCCCCTGACTAGCATGTACCCGCAAGCACATCCTCTTGCCATCGATCTGTTGCAGAAGATGCTAGTCTTTGATCCCTCCAAAAGAATTAGTGTCACCGAGGCTCTGGAGCACCCTTACATGTCTCCACTGTATGATCCGAGCGCAAACCCTCCTGCTCAGGTGCCCATCGATCTTGACATTGATGAAAATCTTGGCGTAGACATGATTCGGGAAATGATGTGGCAGGAGATGATCCACTACCACCCCGAGGTCGTCACAGGGATGAGCATGTGACAGGCAGCAATGAACATGTGGC
Proteins encoded:
- the LOC120668675 gene encoding mitogen-activated protein kinase 4, producing the protein MAMMVDPPNGMGNQGKHYYTMWQTLFEIDTKYVPIKPIGRGAYGIVCSSINRETNEKVAIKKINNVFDNRVDALRTLRELKLLRHLRHENVIALKDIMMPVHRRSFKDVYLVYELMDTDLHQIIKSSQPLSNDHCQYFLFHLLRGLKYLHSAGILHRDLKPGNLLVNANCDLKICDFGLARTNNTKGQFMTEYVVTRWYRAPELLLCCDNYGTSIDVWSVGCIFAELLGRKPIFPGTECLNQLKLIVNVLGTMSEADLEFIDNPKARKYIKSLPYTPGIPLTSMYPQAHPLAIDLLQKMLVFDPSKRISVTEALEHPYMSPLYDPSANPPAQVPIDLDIDENLGVDMIREMMWQEMIHYHPEVVTGMSM